DNA sequence from the Oncorhynchus keta strain PuntledgeMale-10-30-2019 chromosome 1, Oket_V2, whole genome shotgun sequence genome:
ATTAAATATCTTTATTACATTTGTAGATACAATATTCACACAACAATAATGAAGAACATCCTAAAACCAACAAGAGCAACATTAAAAATTATTGAATACAAATAAAGAGGAAAGTCAAATTGCTAACTGTGATGGGAAGTTGGCTCTCCTCCCATCAACACAACGAGTTAAAACCAGATCTAAATATCCTTTTGTAACAAGGGCAATTTTCAGTAAACAAATGTAAAACCAATATAATAGAAATCATGATTTGTGTTCTTGAATTACGACAGACCTCCATAAAATGTTCAAATCACTGCAGTTTCCCCATCAAGAGCTTCCCAAAATGTGCCAACAATGACATTGAAAAGCATTTGTAAAAGAACAGTAAAACAGAAGATTTCCTAAAACCTCTCAGAAGACTGCATCAAACCAAACTGAGCCTCTAAAAAGACCCACCGTGGACAGACAAGGTGTCAGTGGGATTCCCAGTCCTGAGAGGTACAGTAGTATTGGCTGTGGTTGAGGCGTGGGACTGTGTGGTCCAACGGTGGTCCTGATGAGTTGTAGTTAGCAAACTGACCAAGTTCACTGGTAGTGATGGAGCAGGTTCCCTTCTAGGTCCCAAAAagacccttctcctcccccctgtACCTTAGGACCTCCGGTGGTCCTCAGTCTCTGACAGCTTTGAGTGCGTAGAGCACGTCATCCTGGCTGACGTTGAGTCTGACCCGCTGTAGCATGTCTAGACGGCTGGCCTCCAGCAGCAGCAGACGACACGCACCCAGACGCTGACACACGGCCAGACCATCGGACACACTGATGGGCTGCAGGCCCTCCACACGACTCAGAGCCCGGTGCTGCACAAACACCTGGGAGGAGGGGACAGTGGACTTTAGATAAGGGAACTCAACAACACAGGTAAAAGAGGGATAGATGTGTTGAGCGAGAGTTGTAGTAAGTCAATGTTGTCCTCATTAGGGACTATACCTGTTGGAAGGTGGCCTCCTCCAGTCCCAGTCGCCTGAACTCAGCAATGACCGCCCTCAGGAAGAGCTGTTCCTGTAACGATGCACACCTAACACAGAGATTTCACATAGATTGACAGCTCGCTGGGCCAATGGGGACAGACTGATAGGTCTGTGGAGCAATGGGGTGTCTCTTACCTAATGGCCGTGATGTAGGAGGAGGAGAACATCTCATCCAGCGCCTCCATCACATGACTCATTCTCACCAATCCCGCGGAGGACGGGTGCGAGGCGGAGTGTTCGCAAATCTCAGTGGCGCGGCGACAGATGTCCAGACAGCGCCGGGCGTCTCCTGACAACGCTGCCACCTAGAGGACAAAATGGGGACAGTGCTCAGACACCACTGTCAAAAAGGTCGTCACAGAATACTTCACAGTATCATTCCAATAGTTGACATTAACCGGCAGGAAAACAGCAGGACTGTGGAAGAGCCCTGGGCTGAATAATACAGGGACAATATGGGATACCTTTCTGGAGACCAGCTGCAAAGCGTCCTCTTCGAAGGCCTTGACCTTGTTCAGTCTGGACGTGATGATCTGCTGCAGCTGCTTGAAGCTGTACGGCTGGAACGACATCCTGGTCAGACCCTGGACATAGAGAGAGACGCACAGGAAGTTACAGTTAAAACACTGGTTTGATCTGCACTTCCAAGAGGCAAACACGCTGAAAGAATTTCACAGCAGCCTGGCCCAACAATCTAACAGCGCCCTTGGGTGGAGTGGACTTAAATAGAACACTAatgcagtggttctcaaaccgCTCGTCTGGGAACCCCAGCAGGCCGTTCCATAcacgggttggttgtttagcaacacgAACGCAACTACGGGGCAAAACAGActgggttggcttagattgttgacaacatgtaaactaaaTTTGTCTCAATCTTTAttgaaaaacacatttacataacAAGACATGGTATGAAGAACAAGTTGAAACTCACCACCTATGATTCCCACATGACAGCTTCTTGTCATTGCTGCTAGCTATCCGACTGTTCAGAATCATAACATCGATGTACGTACATCATTTTCCTAAtgttgtcagctaacccgtctatGCTTTTGATCCATTCCAGAGCTAACAAACCAGATTCAACCggtcatcaagcccttgactaggaGAATCAGGTGAGCTAGTTCAAGGCAACAACTAAATTGTGAAACGTCTGGGTCCAAGGAGATGTTTGACAGCCAGTGCACTGAAGTATCTCCACGGTCCTTACCAGTCTGCTGGCCACCCTGTTGATCATGATCCGCTCAGGAAGGTCCATGGTGTTGGCGATGGTCAGCACCACCAGGCGGGCGTGGCGCCTTGTCGGCCAATCAAACAGGTTGTACATGACATTCTGCTTCCTGGTCCACAGAAGGTCCAGCTGGGGGGGGTGAAACACAGGGTCAGTCATAGAAACAGAATGACTAGACCGGGCATCTCCATTCAAGTCAATAAATATGTAGAATAGAGCGATTGAGTATATTACATACACAATTCTGTCTTCACATCCATTACCAGCATTTCCCAGTTGGCATCAATGGTTATGTATTCTCCTATCCTTGGAATCAAGAGAGTGGATAAACAGGCCGTACCTCGTCCACCAGTAGCACGGTGGTCTCCTTCTTGGGGGCAGGGTTACTGAACCTCTTCTCCAATAGGGCTGCGGCGTGGTCAGCGGTCACCTTCTGGTCCGTCAGTTTCTGGAGGAGAACACAGTCAGGAGTTACACGGATACTGGGAGAGTGTacgcgtgtgtgcgcgcgtgtttgtgtatatacacacacacctgtagaaTCTGGACGTAGGCTTGGTGAGGGTCGGTCATTTTCATGCCGTTGATCTCGATGAATCGGAACGTGGGGATTTCATCCATATCAGAGGCGTGCTGTAGACACCGGATAACCTCGTGGATGGTGGCGGTTTTCCCAGTTCCCGGAACACCAGAGATGTACATACACCTAGACAGACAGCTGCAGTAAGCCTTTTTCCATAATGCTATACCAGCAAGGTAAGGAGTGTCCACACTACTTGCATCAACATAAGAACATCATAACCATCATTCCTGCGAGCTGCCGTGACAGTGTTGATATTGTGGTTTATGTAAACTCTACTGTTACTGACTATCATATAGAACAGCTAATCCAGGGTCATGTTCAGAAGGGATGAAACTAGAGAAAAACTGAGGAAGCACTACTGAACTTGTCCAATGAGAAGCCAACACTCATTGTAGTGTCATTTCACAGTACTTTCTCCCCTTGGTTCCAACTGAACATAACCCAGAGTTTCCCTGCCATTATCTGACAACATTTCATGACTAAGACCAATTATTTTCTTTCAAAATAGCTTCAgaagtttttttggggggtaaaaTATGGCAGTTCTCAAGTTCCTGAAAATTCTGGTTTTAGTGAGACAGGGTTCACACAGAAACAACATTTCCTGAAACGTAGTGAGGTGTCTATCAATCTTACCCTCCGGTCCCATCCATAACCTTGCTCTCCACAAAATTATAGATATCCTGGAactcctgctccctacagggaagAGACTCTGGTACTGACGACACGTGCAGCCTGAAGACAGGAACATATGTCAATAAAACAACAAAGATCAcatctaaataaataaaataactcctgctccctacagggaagAGACAGCTGCAGTCCATCATGATGAGTTCAgttttttttgtggcccccacccccatcaaagttgcccatccctgacttCAACATAGAAGTAAATCATTGGCTGAAATCTACCGTCTGGATACGATGCCAGTTTGTTCTCACCTAGCCCTGGCCTCCTCCAGGATGTTCCCAGGCTGCCTGGCTGGAACAGTCCGGCTGGGAATATTGGGTGTGGCATGACGGGGGGTACTTGGAGTGACCTGGATGAGAAAACATGGAAAACACACAGAATTCCTCAATTCCTTCCTCAGCTCAGGACAGCATGGGGGAGAGAATATTAGACAGGCACCACAGGAGCCTACCACAGCCATACATACCTTCTTGCTGGGCGTTTTGTGTGGGGTCCTGACGGAGGTCTTGCAATTTCTTCCTCTGGTCTTCTTCACCATGGTCTCTTCCTCACTATCGGTCTTCTCTTCATCGCTGCTGCTCTGTAGGTCCTTATTGGAGGGAACGAAACAGTCATCATCGCCATCTGAGATCAGCTCTTGGGTATTGTCCAACAGATTCCTATAAAAACAAATTACACAGGCACCACAGGAGCCTACCACAGCCATACATACCTTCTTGCTGGGCGTTTTGTGTGGGGTCCTGACGGAGGTCTTGCAATTTCTTCCTCTGGTCTTCTTTATTATGGTCTCTTCCTCACTATCGGTCTTCTCTTCATCGCTGCTGCTCTGTAGGTCCTTATTGGAGGGAACGAAACAGTCATCATCGCCATCTGAGATCAGCTCTTGGGTATTGTCCAACAGATTCCTATAAAAACAAATTACACAGGCACCACAGGAGCCTACCACAGCCATACATACCTTCTTGCTGGGCGTTTTGCGGGGTCCTGACGGAGGTCTTGCAATTTCTTCCTCTGGTCTTCTTTATTATGGTTTCTTCCTCACTATCGGTCTTCTCTTCATCGCTGCTGCTCTGTAGGTCCTTATTGGAGGGAACGAAACAGTCATCATCGCCATCGGAGATCAGCTCTTGGGTATTGTCCAACAGATTCCTATAAAAACAAATTACACAGGCACCACAGGAGCCTACCACAGCCATACACACCTTCTTGCTGGGCGTTTTGCGTGGGGTCCTGACGGAGGTCTTGCAATTTCTTCCTCTGGTCTTCTTTATTATGGTCTCTTCCTCACTATCGGTCTTCTCTTCATCGCTGCTGCTCTGTAGGTCCTTATTGGAGGGAACGAAACAGTCATCATCGCCATCTGAGATCAGCTCTTGGGTATTGTCCAACAGATTCCTATAAAAACAAATTACACAGGCACCACAGGAGCCTACCACAGCCATACATACCTTCTTGCTGGGCGTTTTGTGTGGGGTCCTGACGGAGGTCTTGCAATTTCTTCCTCTGGTCTTCTTCACCATGGTCTCTTCCTCACTATCGGTCTTCTCTTCATCGCTGCTGCTCTGTAGGTCCTTATTGGAGGGAACGAAACAGTCATCATCGCCATCGGAGATCAGCTCTTGGGTATTGTCCAACAGATTCCTATAAAAACAAATTACACAGGCACCACAGGAGCCTACCACAGCCATACACACCTTCTTGCTGGGCGTTTTGTGTGGGGTCCTGACGGAGGTCTTGCAATTTCTTCCTCTGGTCTTCTTTATTATGGTCTCTTCCTCACTATCGGTCTTCTCTTCATCGCTGCTGCTCTGTAGGTCCTTATTGGAGGGAACGAAACAGTCATCATCGCCATCTGAGATCAGCTCTTGGGTATTGTCCAACAGATTCCTATAAAAACAAATTACACAGGCACCACAGGAGCCTACCACAGCCATACACACCTTCTTGCTGGGCGTTTTGTGTGGGGTCCTGAAGGAGGTCTTGCAATTTCTTCCTCTGGTCTTCTTCACCATGCTCTCTTCCTCACTATCGGTCTTCTCTTCATCGCTGCTGCTCTGTAGGTCCTTATTGGAGGGAACGAAACAGTCATCATCGCCATCGGAGATCAGCTCTTGGGTATTGTCCAACAGATTCCTATAAAAACAAATGACACATTTTAGTAAATAATACTTCAAACCGGCATTGCAAAAATACTTTGTAAAAGAGGAagatttatacattttttttattttattattgagATACAAATTGATAACATCGACTGGAGGTATCATTAaaccattaaacccctacaactcatccagaacgccgcagcccgtctggtgttcaaccttcccaagttctctcacgtcaccccgctcctccgctctctccactggcttccaattgaagctcgcatccgctacaagaccatggtgcttgactatggagctgtgaggggaacggcacctcagtacctccaggctctgatcaggccctacacccaaacaagagcactgcgttcatccacctctggcctgctcgcctccctaccactgaggaagtacagttcccgctcagcccagtcaaaactgttcgctgctctggccccccaatggtggaacaaactccctcacgacgccaggacagcggagtcaatcaccaccttccggagacacctgaaaccccacctctttaaggaatacctaggataggataagtaatccttctcaccccccgcccccttttaagatttagatgcactattgtaaagtgactgttccactggatgtcataaggtgaatgcaccaatttgtaagtcgctctggataagagcgtctgctaaatgacttaaatgtaaatgattaacctgttactcctaccccctactttttcgaacattctgttaaaaatcgcgcaacatttcagcaccctgctactcatgccaggaatatagtatatgcatatgattagtatgtgtggatagaaaacactcagacgtttataaaactggttaaatgactataacagaacgtgcgtttcatcgaaaagtgcaggaaaatctgatcactgaaaatgggaaaatatatccatgcgccacttcaaccgattgataaaggtgaaccacattaaatggggccgaggttgcaattacctacagcttccacacgatgtcaacagtcttgtcatttgcctaggctttgtttcttggtcaaacgaagaagagacagcccatttcttcaggtcccCGACAGGATATTTTGgatgagatttacccggacattatttccagacgtacagctatagaatatacatcgcctcgtgatcaatttgatcgcttattaacgtttactaatacctaaagttgcattacaaaagtatttcgaagtgttttgtgaaagtttatcgtcaactttaataataaaaaaaatgttacgttataaaacgctatttttttttgttgatcacacagtcttcatagatcgatatctaggctatatatggacccatttaatcgaaaaaaagacccaatagtgtttatgggacatctaggagtgccaacaaagaagatggtcaaaggtaatgaatgttttatattttatatgtgcgttttgtgtagctccgactatgctaattattttgtttacgtcccctgcgggtcttttggggtgttacatgctatcagataaaagcttctcatgctttcgccgaaaagcattttaaaaatctgacttgttgcctgcattcacaatgagtgtagctttaattcaatactctgcatgtgtattttaatgaacgtttgagttttaacgagtgctattagcatttagcgtagagcatttgcatttccagatgtctagatgggacgcctgcatgtcaggtaggagcaagaggttaaacaacCTGTCAATCTTGTTACATTTTTTTCAACTAATTTAAAATCACTCGGAAGTGAAAGCTTTAAATTACTCCCTATATGGTCACAGTTCCTTTCAGCCAGTAGGGGCATACCAGAGATAGAATTAGAGGACTTTTCTGTGCGTCTGTGTTTGAGCGCATGGGCAGAGCCAGAGACAAAGAGGTGAAGCATGAGTGTTTACTCCACCCAAAATATGTCCATGAAAATAAGACCACAAAGTGGGgaatttttgtatggaggtcagaGCATGTCTAATTTAGTCAACAAAAAAAGGAATTGCTAATTTGCtacgtgaggcttatttgatctaaTAGAAGTTTCATACTGGTTAGGTTCCGAATGCACTGATATGTAGGATTTCAAATTCAAAAATAACTACATTATACCGGATTTGTCTGTTgttcattggctagaatggtcccacctggtCTCGCCTCATCCCTCCAGCCTTCCATCAAAGACAGTACAGCgcttccatctttgaggacatgcatttccattgttagagtggTCACTcgactatcttgtcaatataacaGATCATCTTGAGCAGCACCATTGAggacatctccattttgaagtagtccattttcttctAGTACTTCTATGAGTTGGTGTGCATAATGCCACttggagtgtgttgtttgaacaggtataaagccaaggttggtgatttaccgcaacctgcagttatggaatgcTTGCTCTCAAGTacaattcattggctgatccctcccgAGGACCTGGACGGAATCCCGAGGACCTGGACGGAATCCCGAGGACCTGGACGGAATCCCGAGGACCTGGACGGAATCCCGAGGACCTGGACGGAATCCCGAGGACCTGGATGTCCCTTCCTTAACCCATAGTTGACAACTTTAAAACGGTGGAAGCCCTCAATAAATATGTCCAAAAACAGGTTATCCATCTGGAgacctccatcattctctatGGGGCATACATATAAGCCACATGACAGCAAGCACTTACAACTGCTTCCTGATGCGTAACGACACCAGCTGGGCTGACTTCCTCTTGGAGCGAGGAGTCAAGGCAATCGACTGCATGGGAGAATCCTCAGAGTCCTCCTCCGCCCTGAGACACACAGACAATAATAAGAAATATAAATAACTGAATAGGATCATAAGAACAGAGTAATCAATAATGTGACTGATCAATCAGACTGTTAGATACTCACAGCACCCCCAGAGCAGGCTCTCTAATGGCCATGGCAGACTCTTTCCTCCTGGAGGGGGTGGTAGCTCTTTGGGAAGACAGAAAAGCGTACGAGTCAAGACACTCAATTTGCAATGTACTATTACTGCGAATGTGACTTGTCTATTGGTTAAGGTGACTTAGCTGCCCGTAGTAAACACACTGCTTATCAACATCGGCTAAGTGACGTCTCTCATTAGCTGTGGATTTTTAACCCATCTCAAATGAAGCCAGTGGAACTATGTACCATCTGCTGCGAAGCCATGTCTGAAGAAAGACAGGCAAGCTCCCACCAAGTGCTCCAATCTGACCGCTATACCCCGCCTACACCACCACACCCGTGCTCCTGTCACCGGACCTGGGGTGGCGCACTCACTTCTGTCCCTTAACATAGTTCctcctgggggtggcctgtctcTTCTTGGGGGTGTTGGCAGAGCCAGCGTCTGTAGGTAACCCTGCCTCAAATACCTCATCCTCTAGGGCCAGGGGAATCACTGCCAGCAACAGGTCACTGTAGAGGAAGGGAACACACTGGCTTACTGATACTAGTCACAGTATattagagcaccctgggatgatGGTGGTAAAGCTTCCACAACCAGGACATTGAGCTTAGAGGACCCTGGGATGATGTTACAGCTTCCACAACCAGGACATTGAGCTTAGAGGACCCTGGGATGATGTTACAGCTTCCACAACCAGGACATTGAGCTTAGAGGACCCTGGGATGATGTTACAGCTTCCACAACCAGGACATTGAGCTTAGAGGACCCTGGGATGATGTTACAGCTTCCACAACCAGGACATTGAGCTTAGAGGACCCTGGGATGATGTTAAAGCTTCCACAACCGG
Encoded proteins:
- the orc1 gene encoding origin recognition complex subunit 1 isoform X46; translated protein: MVRYFTRLRVRRIYKWGGRPYVFDRKLKSYGFEYLNMSVEGQEAVTTVTPGQYILIEGNDDEYPFVAKLLKFFGDESHKQKKALVQWFLRLSEVPQNKKLLLGRSPHPQEIFYYLGRACDDVIDAESILGTVHVQHVPEDTPFPEPGTKDTLYVKLSWDTKAFNVLDPVLMQDIPASTPPKPLPLFPPCASLVATPVSRGLVRRALPTPDPTVMRRAGSVSDTRATMSAGKRSTLEAESIHSASKLSASKILSAKRRGSAADTPGVRKKLQLSIGASPGKRMTRADVLCELLDEEMESEKVISLKLSSSVSHSLQHGCSLSPMRSGCKTPNGQRRFPWKLSSISLDRLSPTALGEQDLSSDLLLAVIPLALEDEVFEAGLPTDAGSANTPKKRQATPRRNYVKGQKATTPSRRKESAMAIREPALGVLAEEDSEDSPMQSIALTPRSKRKSAQLVSLRIRKQLNLLDNTQELISDGDDDCFVPSNKDLQSSSDEEKTDSEEESMVKKTRGRNCKTSFRTPHKTPSKKDLQSSSDEEKTDSEEETIIKKTRGRNCKTSVRTPHKTPSKKVTPSTPRHATPNIPSRTVPARQPGNILEEARARLHVSSVPESLPCREQEFQDIYNFVESKVMDGTGGCMYISGVPGTGKTATIHEVIRCLQHASDMDEIPTFRFIEINGMKMTDPHQAYVQILQKLTDQKVTADHAAALLEKRFSNPAPKKETTVLLVDELDLLWTRKQNVMYNLFDWPTRRHARLVVLTIANTMDLPERIMINRVASRLGLTRMSFQPYSFKQLQQIITSRLNKVKAFEEDALQLVSRKVAALSGDARRCLDICRRATEICEHSASHPSSAGLVRMSHVMEALDEMFSSSYITAIRCASLQEQLFLRAVIAEFRRLGLEEATFQQVFVQHRALSRVEGLQPISVSDGLAVCQRLGACRLLLLEASRLDMLQRVRLNVSQDDVLYALKAVRD
- the orc1 gene encoding origin recognition complex subunit 1 isoform X19, producing MVRYFTRLRVRRIYKWGGRPYVFDRKLKSYGFEYLNMSVEGQEAVTTVTPGQYILIEGNDDEYPFVAKLLKFFGDESHKQKKALVQWFLRLSEVPQNKKLLLGRSPHPQEIFYYLGRACDDVIDAESILGTVHVQHVPEDTPFPEPGTKDTLYVKLSWDTKAFNVLDPVLMQDIPASTPPKPLPLFPPCASLVATPVSRGLVRRALPTPDPTVMRRAGSVSDTRATMSAGKRSTLEAESIHSASKLSASKILSAKRRGSAADTPGVRKKLQLSIGASPGKRMTRADVLCELLDEEMESEKVISLKLSSSVSHSLQHGCSLSPMRSGCKTPNGQRRFPWKLSSISLDRLSPTALGEQDLSSDLLLAVIPLALEDEVFEAGLPTDAGSANTPKKRQATPRRNYVKGQKATTPSRRKESAMAIREPALGVLAEEDSEDSPMQSIALTPRSKRKSAQLVSLRIRKQLNLLDNTQELISDGDDDCFVPSNKDLQSSSDEEKTDSEEETMVKKTRGRNCKTSVRTPHKTPSKKDLQSSSDEEKTDSEEETIIKKTRGRNCKTSVRTPRKTPSKKDLQSSSDEEKTDSEEETIIKKTRGRNCKTSVRTPHKTPSKKDLQSSSDEEKTDSEEETMVKKTRGRNCKTSVRTPHKTPSKKVTPSTPRHATPNIPSRTVPARQPGNILEEARARLHVSSVPESLPCREQEFQDIYNFVESKVMDGTGGCMYISGVPGTGKTATIHEVIRCLQHASDMDEIPTFRFIEINGMKMTDPHQAYVQILQKLTDQKVTADHAAALLEKRFSNPAPKKETTVLLVDELDLLWTRKQNVMYNLFDWPTRRHARLVVLTIANTMDLPERIMINRVASRLGLTRMSFQPYSFKQLQQIITSRLNKVKAFEEDALQLVSRKVAALSGDARRCLDICRRATEICEHSASHPSSAGLVRMSHVMEALDEMFSSSYITAIRCASLQEQLFLRAVIAEFRRLGLEEATFQQVFVQHRALSRVEGLQPISVSDGLAVCQRLGACRLLLLEASRLDMLQRVRLNVSQDDVLYALKAVRD
- the orc1 gene encoding origin recognition complex subunit 1 isoform X47, with translation MVRYFTRLRVRRIYKWGGRPYVFDRKLKSYGFEYLNMSVEGQEAVTTVTPGQYILIEGNDDEYPFVAKLLKFFGDESHKQKKALVQWFLRLSEVPQNKKLLLGRSPHPQEIFYYLGRACDDVIDAESILGTVHVQHVPEDTPFPEPGTKDTLYVKLSWDTKAFNVLDPVLMQDIPASTPPKPLPLFPPCASLVATPVSRGLVRRALPTPDPTVMRRAGSVSDTRATMSAGKRSTLEAESIHSASKLSASKILSAKRRGSAADTPGVRKKLQLSIGASPGKRMTRADVLCELLDEEMESEKVISLKLSSSVSHSLQHGCSLSPMRSGCKTPNGQRRFPWKLSSISLDRLSPTALGEQDLSSDLLLAVIPLALEDEVFEAGLPTDAGSANTPKKRQATPRRNYVKGQKATTPSRRKESAMAIREPALGVLAEEDSEDSPMQSIALTPRSKRKSAQLVSLRIRKQLNLLDNTQELISDGDDDCFVPSNKDLQSSSDEEKTDSEETIIKKTRGRNCKTSVRTPRKTPSKKDLQSSSDEEKTDSEEETMVKKTRGRNCKTSVRTPHKTPSKKVTPSTPRHATPNIPSRTVPARQPGNILEEARARLHVSSVPESLPCREQEFQDIYNFVESKVMDGTGGCMYISGVPGTGKTATIHEVIRCLQHASDMDEIPTFRFIEINGMKMTDPHQAYVQILQKLTDQKVTADHAAALLEKRFSNPAPKKETTVLLVDELDLLWTRKQNVMYNLFDWPTRRHARLVVLTIANTMDLPERIMINRVASRLGLTRMSFQPYSFKQLQQIITSRLNKVKAFEEDALQLVSRKVAALSGDARRCLDICRRATEICEHSASHPSSAGLVRMSHVMEALDEMFSSSYITAIRCASLQEQLFLRAVIAEFRRLGLEEATFQQVFVQHRALSRVEGLQPISVSDGLAVCQRLGACRLLLLEASRLDMLQRVRLNVSQDDVLYALKAVRD
- the orc1 gene encoding origin recognition complex subunit 1 isoform X42, which codes for MVRYFTRLRVRRIYKWGGRPYVFDRKLKSYGFEYLNMSVEGQEAVTTVTPGQYILIEGNDDEYPFVAKLLKFFGDESHKQKKALVQWFLRLSEVPQNKKLLLGRSPHPQEIFYYLGRACDDVIDAESILGTVHVQHVPEDTPFPEPGTKDTLYVKLSWDTKAFNVLDPVLMQDIPASTPPKPLPLFPPCASLVATPVSRGLVRRALPTPDPTVMRRAGSVSDTRATMSAGKRSTLEAESIHSASKLSASKILSAKRRGSAADTPGVRKKLQLSIGASPGKRMTRADVLCELLDEEMESEKVISLKLSSSVSHSLQHGCSLSPMRSGCKTPNGQRRFPWKLSSISLDRLSPTALGEQDLSSDLLLAVIPLALEDEVFEAGLPTDAGSANTPKKRQATPRRNYVKGQKATTPSRRKESAMAIREPALGVLAEEDSEDSPMQSIALTPRSKRKSAQLVSLRIRKQLNLLDNTQELISDGDDDCFVPSNKDLQSSSDEEKTDSEETIIKKTRGRNCKTSVRTPRKTPSKKDLQSSSDEEKTDSEEETIIKKTRGRNCKTSVRTPHKTPSKKDLQSSSDEEKTDSEEETMVKKTRGRNCKTSVRTPHKTPSKKVTPSTPRHATPNIPSRTVPARQPGNILEEARARLHVSSVPESLPCREQEFQDIYNFVESKVMDGTGGCMYISGVPGTGKTATIHEVIRCLQHASDMDEIPTFRFIEINGMKMTDPHQAYVQILQKLTDQKVTADHAAALLEKRFSNPAPKKETTVLLVDELDLLWTRKQNVMYNLFDWPTRRHARLVVLTIANTMDLPERIMINRVASRLGLTRMSFQPYSFKQLQQIITSRLNKVKAFEEDALQLVSRKVAALSGDARRCLDICRRATEICEHSASHPSSAGLVRMSHVMEALDEMFSSSYITAIRCASLQEQLFLRAVIAEFRRLGLEEATFQQVFVQHRALSRVEGLQPISVSDGLAVCQRLGACRLLLLEASRLDMLQRVRLNVSQDDVLYALKAVRD
- the orc1 gene encoding origin recognition complex subunit 1 isoform X39, producing MVRYFTRLRVRRIYKWGGRPYVFDRKLKSYGFEYLNMSVEGQEAVTTVTPGQYILIEGNDDEYPFVAKLLKFFGDESHKQKKALVQWFLRLSEVPQNKKLLLGRSPHPQEIFYYLGRACDDVIDAESILGTVHVQHVPEDTPFPEPGTKDTLYVKLSWDTKAFNVLDPVLMQDIPASTPPKPLPLFPPCASLVATPVSRGLVRRALPTPDPTVMRRAGSVSDTRATMSAGKRSTLEAESIHSASKLSASKILSAKRRGSAADTPGVRKKLQLSIGASPGKRMTRADVLCELLDEEMESEKVISLKLSSSVSHSLQHGCSLSPMRSGCKTPNGQRRFPWKLSSISLDRLSPTALGEQDLSSDLLLAVIPLALEDEVFEAGLPTDAGSANTPKKRQATPRRNYVKGQKATTPSRRKESAMAIREPALGVLAEEDSEDSPMQSIALTPRSKRKSAQLVSLRIRKQLNLLDNTQELISDGDDDCFVPSNKDLQSSSDEEKTDSEEESMVKKTRGRNCKTSFRTPHKTPSKKDLQSSSDEEKTDSEETIIKKTRGRNCKTSVRTPRKTPSKKDLQSSSDEEKTDSEEETMVKKTRGRNCKTSVRTPHKTPSKKVTPSTPRHATPNIPSRTVPARQPGNILEEARARLHVSSVPESLPCREQEFQDIYNFVESKVMDGTGGCMYISGVPGTGKTATIHEVIRCLQHASDMDEIPTFRFIEINGMKMTDPHQAYVQILQKLTDQKVTADHAAALLEKRFSNPAPKKETTVLLVDELDLLWTRKQNVMYNLFDWPTRRHARLVVLTIANTMDLPERIMINRVASRLGLTRMSFQPYSFKQLQQIITSRLNKVKAFEEDALQLVSRKVAALSGDARRCLDICRRATEICEHSASHPSSAGLVRMSHVMEALDEMFSSSYITAIRCASLQEQLFLRAVIAEFRRLGLEEATFQQVFVQHRALSRVEGLQPISVSDGLAVCQRLGACRLLLLEASRLDMLQRVRLNVSQDDVLYALKAVRD